In Methanobacteriaceae archaeon, the following are encoded in one genomic region:
- the lonB gene encoding ATP-dependent protease LonB: MANYNSDSEVSNEENLKVRSYKTSGDIDVPEKIIDQIIGQEEAVETIKKAAKQRRNVLLIGEPGVGKSMLAKGMAELLPPEELQDILVYPNMEDNQNPLIGVMPAGEGKNVVTNYKLKAKGQEERKNMFMIAIISLILVIGFVMQQFLAAIIAAAIVFFGLLQMKPRGTVMVPKLLINNDKKNMAPFVDATGAHAGALLGDVRHDPYQSGGLGTPAHERVEAGMIHKANKGVLYVDEIGSMKMKTQQELLTAMQEKKYQITGQSETSSGAMVRSQEVPCDFVLVASGNLHVLEGMHVALRSRIRGYGYEVYMKDTMKDTPENRDKLVQFVAQEVKKDGRIPHFSREAVEEIIHEAQRRAGKKEALTLRLRDLGGLVRAAGDIAKGEKADFVTLEHVLSAKKLARTLEQQIADRYIVQKKRYSIFKSEGGEVGKVNGLAVIGGHFGSGIIMPIAAEAAPAHIKDAGKIIATGKLGEIAKEAVQNVSALIKKHTGTDISNYDIHIQFVQSHEGVEGDSASVSVATAVISALENIPVDQSVALTGSLSIRGEVLPVGGVTAKIEAAAEAGICKVLIPKSNMDDVLIEEHYREKIEIIPVETLSEVLEHALMGNGKKSLMDKMQKITSMVPKGILQKPATH; encoded by the coding sequence ATGGCAAATTATAACTCAGATTCTGAGGTTTCTAATGAAGAAAATCTCAAAGTTCGTAGTTACAAAACTTCAGGAGACATAGATGTTCCTGAAAAGATCATAGATCAGATCATCGGTCAAGAAGAGGCAGTTGAGACCATTAAAAAGGCTGCCAAACAACGCCGTAATGTTCTTTTAATTGGAGAACCAGGTGTTGGGAAATCAATGCTGGCCAAGGGAATGGCTGAACTATTACCACCAGAAGAACTGCAGGACATACTGGTATATCCTAATATGGAGGACAACCAGAATCCTCTTATTGGAGTAATGCCTGCTGGTGAAGGAAAAAATGTGGTGACCAACTACAAATTAAAGGCCAAAGGACAGGAAGAACGCAAAAACATGTTCATGATAGCCATAATCAGCCTTATTCTGGTTATTGGTTTTGTAATGCAACAGTTTTTAGCAGCAATCATTGCCGCGGCTATTGTATTCTTTGGACTGCTGCAGATGAAGCCCCGTGGTACAGTGATGGTTCCCAAACTCCTCATTAACAATGACAAAAAAAACATGGCTCCTTTTGTGGATGCTACAGGTGCACATGCCGGAGCCCTTTTAGGAGATGTTAGGCACGACCCTTACCAGTCTGGTGGACTGGGTACTCCAGCCCATGAAAGAGTGGAAGCAGGTATGATCCATAAAGCCAACAAGGGAGTGCTTTATGTTGATGAAATAGGTTCCATGAAAATGAAAACCCAGCAGGAACTCTTAACCGCCATGCAGGAGAAGAAGTACCAGATAACTGGTCAGAGTGAAACCAGCAGTGGGGCTATGGTACGTTCACAGGAAGTGCCATGTGACTTTGTGCTGGTGGCCTCTGGAAACTTGCATGTGCTGGAAGGGATGCACGTAGCACTCAGAAGCAGGATACGTGGTTATGGTTATGAAGTTTACATGAAAGACACCATGAAAGACACCCCGGAAAACAGGGATAAACTGGTTCAATTCGTGGCCCAGGAAGTTAAAAAAGACGGCCGCATACCCCACTTCAGCCGTGAAGCAGTTGAAGAAATCATACACGAAGCCCAACGTAGAGCAGGTAAAAAAGAAGCTCTAACCCTTAGATTAAGAGACCTGGGTGGTCTGGTAAGGGCCGCTGGAGACATAGCCAAAGGTGAAAAGGCCGACTTCGTCACCTTGGAACATGTGCTAAGCGCTAAAAAACTGGCCAGAACCCTGGAACAGCAAATCGCTGACCGTTACATTGTCCAGAAAAAACGATACAGTATATTCAAATCCGAGGGTGGTGAAGTAGGAAAAGTTAACGGATTAGCTGTTATTGGTGGACATTTTGGCAGCGGTATTATAATGCCCATTGCAGCTGAAGCAGCCCCAGCACATATTAAAGATGCCGGTAAAATTATTGCCACAGGCAAACTGGGAGAGATTGCTAAGGAAGCAGTACAGAATGTCAGTGCCCTGATTAAAAAGCACACTGGAACTGACATATCCAACTATGACATTCACATTCAATTCGTGCAATCACACGAAGGAGTAGAAGGAGACAGTGCCAGTGTATCAGTTGCCACTGCAGTGATATCTGCCCTGGAAAACATACCAGTGGATCAATCAGTAGCTCTCACCGGTTCTTTAAGTATTCGGGGTGAAGTGCTACCTGTAGGAGGAGTCACTGCTAAAATTGAAGCAGCAGCTGAGGCCGGAATTTGCAAAGTATTGATTCCTAAATCCAACATGGATGATGTTCTAATCGAGGAACACTACCGTGAAAAGATTGAAATCATACCGGTTGAAACCTTGAGCGAAGTCCTAGAACATGCCCTTATGGGTAATGGTAAAAAAAGCCTCATGGACAAGATGCAGAAGATCACCAGTATGGTACCAAAGGGAATACTACAAAAACCAGCAACCCATTAA